From bacterium:
GGCCTCGCCCGCGGCATCGACACCGAGACCCACCGCGGGGCCCTTGAGGCAGGCGGCCGGACGATCGCCGTCCTCGGCTGCGGCCTGGGGGAGCAGTACCCCGCCGAAAACGAGGAACTGCGCCGTGAAATCGCCCGGCAGGGCGCCGTGATCTCCGAATTCCCCTGGGAGATGCGCCCCTATCCCCAGAACTTTCCCCGGCGCAACCGCCTCATCAGCGGCCTCGCGCTCGGCACCCTCGTCATCGAGGCCTCGCTGCGGAGCGGGGCCCTCCTGACCGGCCGGCTGGCCCGCGAGCAGGGCCGCGAGCTCATGGCCCTCCCCGGCTCCATCGAGACGGGCCGCAGCGCCGGCAGCCACCACCTCATCCGCGAGGGGGCGCATTTGGTCGAAAAAACCGAGGACATACTTGACGCGCTCCCCGATTTTGTTCAGAAGGCTCTGGGCGGCGCGGTGGCCAAGCCCCGCACGGCGGCGGACCCGCCTGCATCGCTGCCCGCCCTGCCGCCCGAGGAGGCGGCGCTCATCCCCCTCCTCGATCAGGGGGAAACCTCAATTGAGGAGCTGAGCCAGGCCAGCGCCCAGAGACCCGAACTTGTTTCAGGCGCGCTCCTCAGCCTCGAGCTGAAGGGCTTGGTGCGGCAAACGGCCGGCGGCCGCTTCGAGCGTGCCAGATAGGAGAGAGGCCCCGTGCGGGAAAAGATGTTCGCCATGATCCGGATTCTCGTCGAAAAGGCCCTTGAGGACCGGAGCCTTCTCTCCGACGAGCGGGAGATGACCGCCCTGCTGGAGAGCCGCGGGTATTCCCAGGAGGAGATTTACGATGCCGTCTCCTGGCTCCAGCAGATTCATGGCGACTGGAGCGGCGGCGAAGAGGCACTCCGCACGGAAAGACGCAAAAGGTCCATCCGTGTCTTTCATCCGGAGGAGCGCCTGGCCTTCTCCCCGGCCGCCCAGGGGCTCGTTCACCGACTCTACGCCCTCGGGGCGCTCGACGATCACCTGCGCGAGGAAGTGCTTCAGCGGTGCATCGATTTGACCGATGAGGAAATTGACGCCGAGACAGTAAAAACCGTAATCCTTCTGGTACTTTTCAAGGAGAATCGCGACGTGTTGGGTGAAGACATCCAGAGCTTGCTCCGAATCGATACCACCCGCCTTGTGAACTGAGTTCATGCTGGAAAAGAAAACCACCAAGAAAATGAGAACCCGGACGAAAAAGAAGACGTCCTCCCGCAAGGCGGCGAAGGCGGAAAATGCGCCGAAACTCGTCATCGTCGAGTCGCCGACGAAGGTGAAGACGATCTCGAAGTTTCTCGGGTCCGACTACACCATCATCGCCTCGAGGGGCCATGTGCGCGATTTAAAGAAAACCGGCGAACGGCGCATGGGCATCGACATCGAGAACGACTTCGCCGCCGACTACGGGGAAATCGCCACCAAGAAAAAGACCATCGACGAACTGCGGCGGGCGGCCCGCTCCGCCGAGGAGATTTATCTCGCCCCCGACCCCGACCGCGAGGGAGAGGCAATCGCCTGGCACATTCAGGAGCTGATCCGCGGAAGCCAAAAAGCCAACAAGGTCTACCGCATCTCCTTCAACGAGATCACACCGCGGGCCGTCCGGGAGGCTCTCGACCATCCCGGCGAGATCGATCAGCGCAAGGTGGACGCCCAGGAGACGCGCCGCAAGCTCGACCGCATCGTCGGATTCAAGCTCTCTGGTGAAATCCTCTGGGACAAGGTGGCCTTCGGCCTGAGCGCCGGGCGGGTGCAGTCCGTGGCGCTTCGCCTCATCTGCGAGTGCGAAGATACAATCGAGGCCTTCGAGCAGGTGGAGTACTGGTCCATCACCGCCCACCTCGAAAAACCCGGCGCCGCCCCCACCTTCGAGGCCAAACTCTACCGCGTGGACGGAAAAGAACCCGAAATCCCGAACGAGGAAACGGCCCGCCGCCTCGCGGACATCATCGAAAGGGCCGACCTCGGAGTCGGCAAGGTCGAGAGAAAAGAGCGGCGCAGGCGCCCGCCCGCCCCCTTCATTACCAGCACCCTTCAGCAGGAAGGCTCCACAAAACTCCGCTACGGCGCCAAGCGCACCATGTCGATCGCCCAGTCCCTCTACGAGGGCGTGAACCTCGGCAAGGCGCTCG
This genomic window contains:
- a CDS encoding DNA-processing protein DprA, whose translation is GLARGIDTETHRGALEAGGRTIAVLGCGLGEQYPAENEELRREIARQGAVISEFPWEMRPYPQNFPRRNRLISGLALGTLVIEASLRSGALLTGRLAREQGRELMALPGSIETGRSAGSHHLIREGAHLVEKTEDILDALPDFVQKALGGAVAKPRTAADPPASLPALPPEEAALIPLLDQGETSIEELSQASAQRPELVSGALLSLELKGLVRQTAGGRFERAR
- a CDS encoding DUF494 family protein — translated: MREKMFAMIRILVEKALEDRSLLSDEREMTALLESRGYSQEEIYDAVSWLQQIHGDWSGGEEALRTERRKRSIRVFHPEERLAFSPAAQGLVHRLYALGALDDHLREEVLQRCIDLTDEEIDAETVKTVILLVLFKENRDVLGEDIQSLLRIDTTRLVN